A window of the Butyricimonas virosa genome harbors these coding sequences:
- a CDS encoding DJ-1 family glyoxalase III: MRKSFLFLADGFEEVEALGVVDVLRRGTIEVKTVSISDKKEVTGAHGVPVVADLLLSDVEEEEAEFLICPGGMPGAKNLGDCTALVQMIQKHFDKGGYVAAICAAPALVLSKIKMNKRYTMTCYPGFEEYLPGAEMQPHGVVVDGNVITGRGPAYAFKFGLAILEQLTSKKVAEEVAAGMLLD; this comes from the coding sequence ATGAGAAAGTCATTTTTATTTTTAGCGGATGGTTTTGAGGAGGTAGAAGCTCTCGGGGTTGTAGATGTTTTACGTCGGGGAACGATCGAAGTGAAAACGGTTTCTATTTCCGATAAGAAAGAGGTTACAGGTGCGCATGGAGTTCCTGTGGTGGCCGATCTTTTGTTGAGTGACGTGGAAGAAGAAGAGGCGGAATTCTTGATTTGTCCGGGCGGAATGCCGGGAGCCAAGAATCTGGGAGATTGTACGGCATTGGTGCAAATGATTCAGAAACACTTTGACAAAGGTGGTTACGTGGCGGCTATTTGTGCAGCTCCGGCTTTGGTGTTGAGTAAGATAAAAATGAACAAAAGATATACAATGACTTGCTATCCGGGATTTGAAGAATATTTACCGGGAGCCGAAATGCAACCTCATGGCGTGGTGGTTGATGGTAACGTGATCACGGGTAGAGGTCCGGCGTATGCTTTCAAATTCGGTCTGGCTATTTTGGAGCAATTAACTTCCAAGAAAGTGGCTGAAGAAGTTGCGGCTGGAATGTTACTGGATTAA
- a CDS encoding Gldg family protein, which translates to MRKILKIAGNELRALFCSPVAWFILVIFAVQSGMTFTDLFRSVLRQQFMGEPIEYSITTALLTGMSGTFTVIQQYLYLYVPLLTMGLMSREFGSGSIKLLYSSPVTAGQIIWGKFLSMMVYGLILMGVLLVLVLFACCTVESFDLSAALSGLLGLYLLMCAYAAIGLYMSSLTSYQVVAAVGTLAVLIVLNFIGSVGQDIAFVREITYWLSIKGRATVFIDGLICSEDFLYFVVVILFFLTLGIMKIEAHRAKRSQVMTVGRYLVVIAVTVALGYMTSRPTFLWYYDATASKTQTLTKESQSILERMKDDLTIVTYVNLLGDNSSYGMPRSLKSDMENFKPYIRFKSNIELKYVYYYKKASSYIRERYADVSDREVAEKYVDQMKLNLKMFLSPEEIEAQIDLAPEGYRFVRQLVLPDGSATFLRLYNDMFVHPMEAEVSAALKRLIMEVPKVACLTGHGERDMNNVGDRDYYAFAKNPTFRYALVNNGFDVIAYRMTEGEEIPEDIRILVIADVKQPLTESELEKIDRYVARGGNLLIAGEPGRQEVMNPLVERFGVQFMPGVLVQPSRDFDPDLIRGELTKDAAEMSLNYADLQKKKRVITMPGATALNYTMDKGFMVRPVLTTHDTGCWNEIETRDLLNEPVELNPVAGEKEGVYPIALALSRKMGNREQRIIVLGDADCISNSELMMYRKGIKASNFSLITESFRWLTDGEFPVNTRRPDPADTSISLELSSMKWVKLMFVGILPLLLIGCGILIWHRRRGR; encoded by the coding sequence ATGAGAAAGATATTGAAAATAGCGGGAAATGAGTTGCGCGCTCTCTTTTGTTCTCCCGTGGCTTGGTTTATTTTAGTGATATTTGCCGTTCAGTCGGGAATGACTTTTACCGACTTGTTCCGGAGTGTTTTGCGACAACAATTTATGGGGGAACCGATAGAATATAGTATCACGACGGCTCTGTTAACAGGAATGTCGGGAACATTTACGGTGATACAACAATATTTGTATCTATATGTTCCCTTGTTGACGATGGGATTGATGAGCCGGGAATTTGGTAGCGGTTCGATTAAACTCCTGTACTCGTCCCCCGTGACAGCGGGACAGATCATTTGGGGAAAATTCCTTTCTATGATGGTTTACGGGTTGATATTGATGGGCGTGTTGCTGGTTCTGGTTCTTTTTGCTTGTTGCACGGTGGAATCATTTGATCTTTCTGCGGCCTTATCGGGTTTACTCGGATTGTATTTGTTAATGTGTGCTTACGCGGCAATCGGGCTTTATATGTCCAGCCTGACCTCTTATCAGGTTGTGGCGGCCGTGGGAACATTGGCCGTGTTAATCGTGCTGAATTTCATCGGTAGTGTGGGGCAGGATATAGCTTTCGTGCGTGAAATCACGTATTGGTTGTCAATCAAGGGGCGGGCAACCGTGTTCATTGACGGGTTGATATGTAGTGAGGACTTCCTGTATTTTGTCGTGGTCATTCTCTTTTTCCTGACGTTGGGAATCATGAAGATCGAGGCTCACCGGGCAAAACGGAGTCAAGTGATGACGGTAGGACGTTATCTTGTTGTGATTGCAGTTACCGTGGCATTAGGGTATATGACTTCTCGTCCCACGTTTTTATGGTATTATGATGCGACAGCAAGTAAGACACAAACATTGACTAAAGAAAGTCAAAGTATACTGGAAAGGATGAAAGACGATTTGACAATTGTCACTTACGTGAATCTTTTGGGAGATAACTCTTCTTACGGGATGCCCCGTTCCCTGAAGAGTGACATGGAAAACTTCAAACCGTACATCCGTTTCAAATCGAATATCGAGCTGAAGTATGTGTATTATTATAAAAAAGCGTCTTCCTACATACGAGAACGGTATGCAGACGTGAGCGACCGGGAGGTGGCCGAAAAATATGTTGATCAGATGAAATTGAATCTGAAAATGTTTTTATCTCCCGAAGAGATCGAGGCCCAGATTGACCTTGCTCCGGAAGGTTATCGTTTCGTGCGGCAGTTGGTGTTACCCGACGGTTCGGCCACTTTCCTGCGGTTGTATAATGATATGTTTGTACATCCGATGGAGGCAGAGGTTTCCGCGGCTCTGAAACGCCTGATCATGGAGGTACCCAAGGTGGCTTGTCTTACGGGACATGGCGAGCGGGATATGAACAACGTGGGAGATCGGGATTATTATGCTTTTGCCAAGAATCCGACTTTTCGTTATGCTTTAGTAAATAATGGTTTTGATGTGATCGCCTATCGCATGACCGAGGGGGAGGAGATTCCGGAAGATATTCGTATTCTGGTGATTGCTGATGTGAAACAACCGTTGACCGAAAGCGAGTTGGAAAAGATTGACCGCTACGTGGCCCGTGGAGGAAATTTGTTGATTGCGGGAGAACCGGGGCGTCAGGAAGTAATGAATCCTTTGGTGGAACGTTTCGGGGTGCAGTTTATGCCCGGTGTTCTGGTACAACCCAGTCGGGATTTCGATCCGGATCTGATTCGGGGTGAATTGACAAAAGATGCCGCGGAGATGTCCCTTAACTATGCCGATTTGCAGAAGAAAAAACGGGTGATCACGATGCCCGGAGCTACGGCGTTAAACTATACAATGGATAAAGGTTTTATGGTGCGTCCTGTTTTGACCACGCATGACACGGGATGTTGGAACGAGATAGAAACCCGGGATTTATTGAATGAGCCGGTAGAACTCAACCCTGTTGCCGGGGAAAAAGAAGGTGTTTACCCGATAGCCTTGGCTTTGAGCCGGAAGATGGGAAACCGGGAACAACGGATTATCGTGTTGGGAGATGCGGATTGTATCAGTAACTCCGAACTGATGATGTACCGGAAGGGTATCAAGGCGTCCAACTTCTCGTTGATCACGGAGTCCTTCCGTTGGTTGACGGATGGGGAATTCCCGGTGAATACCCGTCGTCCCGATCCTGCCGATACCTCGATTTCACTGGAATTGTCATCTATGAAGTGGGTGAAACTGATGTTCGTGGGGATATTACCCCTGTTATTAATTGGTTGTGGAATATTAATCTGGCACCGTAGGAGGGGTAGATAA
- a CDS encoding Gldg family protein has translation MRKIFKIALTELCTLFYSPIAWLVLIIFTVQACMTYFRLVDIMLMQQFNKPLWYSIAKEMYTGNMGLFPNMLVHLYLYIPLLTMGLMSREYSSGSIKLLYSSPVSSIQIIFGKFLSMMIYSLILVGILFLFVGFTAWNVPSFDMSLALSGLLGIYLVICSYAAIGLFMSCLTSYQVVAAVATLGALAFLNYVGRIGQEVPFIRDITYWLSISGRSDELINGLISSEDVFYFLIVIGLFLMLSIMVILSGKRKLSKSMAFTRYTGVIVLAMLLGYVTSRPGLQCSYDASSIKLNSLNPVSQEIMEKMEGGLTITTYVNLLEGNFYRGAPSERNSDANRFKKFIRFKPKIQMNYVYYYADAGNEVLEDRFPDLNTQQRAWKMAVMEDLDIEMFLSPEQVAQQVDLSGEKYRFVRLLERESGEKAFLRIFDDSYIYPREGEISTAMKRLVTKAPKVVFLTGHGERDIQRAGDRDYYTFAIDPTFRHSLINQGFDVDSITLMGDRPIPMDIDVLVVADLQRPLSTDELARLEEYIAKGGNIVIGGEPGKSDLMNPLTASLGVSFLPGTLVQPTKAYDDNLLVCSFVEEGVNVVTPLRGLWQQKYGVTMPGAAALSYKNGHGFNVYPLLKTKDEGSWNELTTVNFTDEKAVLNPEIGEQEQSYPTMLALTRNVGDREQRIFVLGDVDCISNAELLMSRVGMKTSNFSLITGMFRWLSYGEFPIVLSNIPPVDTVLELSKDTVPYAKFAFTWGLPILFALGYFGVWFKRRRR, from the coding sequence ATGAGAAAAATATTCAAGATAGCGTTGACAGAGTTATGCACTCTGTTCTATTCCCCTATCGCGTGGTTAGTCCTTATTATCTTTACTGTTCAGGCGTGCATGACCTATTTCCGTTTGGTGGACATTATGTTGATGCAGCAATTTAACAAGCCTTTATGGTATAGTATAGCAAAAGAGATGTACACGGGAAATATGGGATTGTTCCCGAATATGTTGGTGCATCTTTACCTGTATATTCCTTTATTGACAATGGGATTGATGAGCCGGGAATATAGTAGCGGTTCTATCAAATTATTATATTCTTCACCGGTGTCCAGCATACAGATTATCTTCGGGAAATTTCTTTCCATGATGATATACAGCCTTATTCTGGTGGGGATTCTCTTTTTGTTTGTCGGGTTCACGGCATGGAACGTGCCTTCTTTTGATATGTCGTTGGCCTTATCGGGGTTGCTGGGAATTTATCTGGTGATCTGTTCTTATGCAGCGATAGGACTGTTCATGTCTTGTCTGACTTCCTATCAGGTGGTGGCGGCTGTTGCCACGTTAGGGGCTTTGGCTTTCCTGAATTACGTGGGAAGAATAGGACAGGAAGTTCCTTTTATTCGGGACATCACGTATTGGCTGTCAATTTCCGGGCGTTCCGACGAGTTAATCAACGGTTTGATCAGCAGTGAGGATGTGTTTTATTTTCTGATCGTGATCGGTCTTTTCCTGATGCTTTCGATTATGGTCATCTTGTCGGGGAAACGCAAGTTATCAAAAAGTATGGCTTTTACCCGTTATACCGGGGTGATCGTGTTGGCGATGCTGTTGGGGTACGTGACCTCCCGGCCGGGATTGCAATGTTCTTACGATGCCTCGTCCATTAAACTGAATAGTCTGAATCCGGTCAGTCAGGAGATTATGGAAAAAATGGAGGGAGGACTGACAATTACGACATACGTGAATCTTTTGGAAGGTAATTTTTATCGGGGGGCTCCTTCGGAAAGGAATAGTGATGCAAATCGATTTAAAAAGTTTATTCGTTTTAAACCGAAAATTCAGATGAACTACGTGTATTACTATGCAGACGCGGGAAACGAGGTTTTGGAAGATCGTTTCCCCGATCTGAACACGCAACAACGAGCGTGGAAAATGGCGGTCATGGAAGATTTGGATATAGAGATGTTTCTGAGCCCGGAACAGGTAGCCCAACAGGTTGATCTTTCGGGTGAAAAATATCGTTTCGTGCGTTTGTTGGAACGGGAAAGCGGGGAAAAGGCCTTTTTGCGGATTTTCGATGATAGTTACATTTATCCGAGGGAAGGAGAAATCTCCACGGCCATGAAACGTTTGGTGACGAAAGCCCCCAAGGTCGTTTTTCTGACCGGGCACGGGGAACGTGATATTCAACGGGCAGGAGACCGGGACTATTACACGTTTGCCATTGATCCGACTTTCCGTCATTCCTTGATTAATCAAGGGTTTGATGTGGATAGTATTACCTTGATGGGGGATCGGCCGATACCCATGGATATTGACGTGTTAGTTGTTGCAGATTTACAGCGTCCTTTGTCAACAGATGAGTTGGCTCGGCTCGAGGAATACATAGCGAAAGGCGGGAATATTGTTATTGGTGGGGAACCGGGAAAATCGGATTTGATGAATCCTCTTACGGCTTCTCTGGGCGTGAGTTTCCTGCCAGGAACTTTAGTACAACCGACGAAAGCTTACGATGATAATTTGCTGGTTTGCTCTTTTGTTGAGGAGGGTGTGAATGTCGTGACTCCTTTGCGGGGACTATGGCAACAAAAATATGGGGTTACGATGCCGGGAGCAGCTGCGTTAAGTTACAAAAACGGACATGGTTTCAATGTGTATCCTTTGCTAAAGACAAAAGACGAGGGAAGTTGGAACGAGTTAACCACTGTAAATTTTACGGACGAAAAAGCTGTATTAAATCCGGAAATCGGGGAGCAAGAACAGTCCTACCCGACGATGCTTGCCTTGACTCGTAACGTGGGAGACCGGGAACAGCGGATATTCGTGTTAGGTGATGTTGATTGTATCAGTAATGCCGAGTTATTGATGTCTAGAGTTGGGATGAAAACGAGTAATTTCTCTTTAATCACGGGTATGTTCCGGTGGTTGAGCTACGGGGAATTCCCGATCGTTTTGTCGAATATACCGCCCGTGGATACGGTGTTGGAATTGAGTAAGGACACGGTACCTTATGCGAAATTTGCTTTCACGTGGGGATTACCCATCTTGTTCGCGTTGGGGTATTTTGGCGTGTGGTTTAAAAGAAGACGGAGATAA
- a CDS encoding threonine aldolase family protein: MGLRGFGSDNFSGVLPEVFKALEESAFGHQHSYGKDKYTAKAIEDFKQIFGDDVDVYFVYNGTGANILSLSAFTHSYNAIICAETAHINVDECGAIEKQTGSKLLTVPTFDGKLTLGLIHNHMHGFNDQHHAQPKIISLTQCTELGTVYTHDELKEICDFAHAHDMYVHMDGARLANAIAYLGCTPASITRDVGIDVLSFGGTKNGMMFGEAVVFFNTTMSKEVKYIRKQLMQLHSKSRFIAAQFSAVLKDNLWLKSAAHANAMAQKLANAAEQIPSVSITQKVEANEIFAIIPREKITKLQEECFFYVWDEDAAEVRWVCSFDTTENDVIEFANLLRQELC, from the coding sequence ATGGGACTTAGAGGTTTCGGCAGCGACAATTTTTCCGGTGTTTTACCGGAAGTATTCAAAGCACTAGAAGAATCCGCCTTTGGACATCAACATTCTTACGGGAAAGACAAGTACACAGCAAAAGCCATCGAGGATTTTAAACAAATCTTCGGAGACGATGTTGACGTGTATTTCGTTTATAATGGAACGGGAGCCAATATATTGAGTCTCTCGGCTTTCACTCATTCATATAATGCGATCATTTGTGCGGAAACAGCTCATATCAACGTGGACGAGTGCGGGGCTATCGAGAAACAAACCGGCAGTAAGTTGTTGACTGTTCCTACATTTGACGGTAAACTCACCCTCGGATTGATTCACAATCATATGCATGGATTTAACGACCAACATCACGCTCAACCGAAAATCATCTCGCTAACTCAGTGTACGGAACTCGGAACAGTCTACACGCATGATGAATTAAAAGAAATTTGTGACTTCGCCCATGCTCACGATATGTATGTTCACATGGACGGCGCCCGTCTGGCAAATGCCATTGCATACCTAGGATGTACTCCAGCTAGTATCACGAGAGACGTAGGAATCGACGTTTTAAGCTTCGGGGGAACCAAAAACGGCATGATGTTCGGGGAAGCTGTTGTCTTCTTTAACACCACGATGTCGAAAGAGGTTAAATATATCCGGAAACAGTTGATGCAGCTACATTCCAAATCGCGCTTTATCGCCGCCCAGTTCTCGGCTGTTCTAAAAGATAATTTATGGTTGAAATCAGCCGCACACGCAAATGCCATGGCACAAAAGCTCGCTAACGCAGCAGAGCAGATTCCTTCCGTGAGCATCACGCAGAAGGTTGAGGCAAACGAGATTTTCGCTATCATCCCGCGAGAAAAGATTACCAAACTTCAAGAGGAGTGTTTCTTTTACGTGTGGGATGAAGATGCGGCCGAAGTAAGATGGGTTTGCTCGTTTGACACTACAGAAAATGATGTCATCGAATTCGCAAACCTATTGCGTCAAGAATTATGCTAG
- a CDS encoding acetyl-CoA carboxylase biotin carboxyl carrier protein subunit — protein MNKFKITIDENNFDVTVNITDHDKATVEVNGISYDVTYESKNTVAPAVTRKPAAIPTSTTYKSSAQTTTSNKTNAIKAPLPGTISAINVKVGSQVKRGDCLLVMEAMKMENNIVATSDGQVKTIHVTVGQSVSQEDPLVELA, from the coding sequence ATGAATAAATTCAAAATCACCATAGACGAAAATAATTTCGACGTAACTGTAAATATAACGGATCATGACAAAGCTACGGTTGAGGTGAATGGGATATCTTATGACGTAACTTACGAAAGCAAGAATACGGTTGCTCCTGCCGTAACTCGCAAACCGGCAGCGATACCGACATCAACCACGTATAAGAGTTCCGCACAAACTACAACTTCCAACAAGACGAACGCAATTAAGGCTCCGCTTCCCGGTACCATATCCGCAATTAACGTTAAAGTTGGCAGCCAAGTAAAACGCGGAGATTGTTTGCTTGTAATGGAAGCTATGAAAATGGAAAATAACATTGTAGCAACTAGCGACGGTCAAGTGAAAACAATTCATGTTACCGTAGGTCAGAGTGTTTCACAGGAAGATCCACTTGTTGAATTGGCTTAA
- a CDS encoding ABC transporter ATP-binding protein, which yields MENPVVKVEHLSHRYSVQWAIRDINFEIYEKGILGLLGSNGAGKSTTMNIMCGVLNQTEGEVYINGINFREDPIAAKMNIGFLPQKPPLYTDLTVEEYLAYCADLRSVAPKKIRSSVDYAMEKCGITHFRKRLLKHLSGGYQQRVGIAQAIIHNPKFVVLDEPTNGLDPNQILEIRELIKEIATDRSVLLSTHILSEVQATCDHIKMIEEGQLVFAGTMDEFNNYIQPNSFVVVLKNPPRMTELEHVPGVSRVEAINSKSFRVWFDTDDDVTARMVHESVSRGWELSEVSVERSSLDEVFARLSGKSKRES from the coding sequence ATGGAGAATCCGGTTGTAAAGGTGGAACATTTGTCTCACCGTTATAGTGTGCAATGGGCGATACGGGATATTAATTTCGAGATTTACGAGAAGGGAATATTGGGATTGTTGGGATCGAACGGAGCGGGTAAATCGACAACGATGAATATCATGTGTGGTGTGTTGAACCAGACAGAAGGGGAAGTGTATATTAACGGGATTAATTTTCGGGAGGACCCGATTGCGGCTAAAATGAATATTGGTTTTCTACCACAGAAACCCCCGTTGTACACGGATTTGACCGTGGAAGAGTATTTAGCCTATTGTGCGGATTTGCGTTCGGTCGCTCCTAAAAAGATTCGTTCTTCGGTGGACTACGCGATGGAGAAATGCGGGATCACGCATTTCCGAAAACGGTTGCTGAAACATTTATCGGGAGGTTACCAGCAACGGGTGGGTATTGCGCAGGCAATCATACACAATCCGAAGTTCGTGGTGTTGGATGAGCCGACGAATGGACTTGACCCGAACCAGATCCTGGAAATTCGGGAATTGATCAAGGAGATTGCTACGGATCGTTCAGTGCTACTTTCCACGCATATCTTGTCGGAGGTGCAGGCCACCTGTGACCACATCAAGATGATCGAGGAAGGGCAACTGGTATTCGCAGGGACGATGGATGAGTTTAACAATTATATCCAACCGAATTCGTTCGTGGTGGTACTGAAGAATCCGCCGAGAATGACCGAGTTGGAACACGTGCCGGGAGTTAGTCGGGTGGAGGCAATAAATTCGAAAAGTTTCAGGGTATGGTTTGATACGGATGACGATGTGACAGCCCGGATGGTACACGAGAGTGTCAGCCGGGGATGGGAGTTAAGCGAGGTTTCCGTGGAGCGGAGTTCTCTGGATGAAGTGTTCGCTCGCTTGTCGGGAAAAAGTAAACGTGAATCATAA
- a CDS encoding DUF4846 domain-containing protein, giving the protein MKNCIILCIVLFCCLQGIGQNTLLRADGKEIHTRIVPPEGYARVNVKEGSFGEYLRNLPLRSHGTKVHYFDGREKWNRSVYCAVVDMEIGKRDLQQCADAVIRLQAEYLYKHKAYDRIHFNFTNGFRADYTKWAEGYRISVKGNQVSWYKSKEKDYSYKTFRAYLDVVFAYAGTLSLAKELTSVPVTSMQIGDVLIQGGSPGHAVIVVDMAENPATGEKLYLLAQSYMPAQDIQVLVNLKERDKSPWYTLKGEGSILTPEWGFTSADLKRFKD; this is encoded by the coding sequence ATGAAAAATTGCATTATCCTCTGCATCGTCCTGTTTTGTTGTCTGCAAGGGATAGGGCAGAACACTTTGCTCCGGGCGGATGGAAAAGAAATCCATACCCGGATTGTTCCCCCCGAGGGATACGCGAGGGTAAACGTGAAGGAAGGTTCTTTTGGTGAATACCTGAGGAACCTTCCTTTGCGTTCTCACGGGACTAAAGTGCATTATTTCGATGGCCGGGAGAAATGGAACCGAAGCGTGTATTGTGCCGTGGTGGATATGGAGATCGGTAAGCGGGATTTGCAACAATGTGCCGATGCCGTGATTCGTTTGCAGGCGGAATACCTATATAAGCATAAAGCGTATGACCGGATCCACTTTAACTTCACGAACGGTTTCCGTGCCGATTACACGAAATGGGCAGAAGGTTACCGGATCAGCGTGAAAGGAAATCAAGTTTCTTGGTACAAATCCAAAGAAAAAGATTACTCTTATAAAACTTTTAGAGCCTATCTGGACGTGGTGTTCGCTTATGCCGGGACTTTATCTTTGGCGAAGGAATTAACGTCCGTACCGGTGACTTCCATGCAGATCGGGGACGTGCTTATTCAAGGCGGTTCACCCGGGCACGCGGTCATCGTGGTCGATATGGCAGAGAATCCCGCAACAGGAGAAAAGTTGTATTTGCTGGCCCAAAGCTATATGCCGGCCCAAGACATTCAGGTGCTGGTAAATCTGAAAGAACGTGATAAATCTCCGTGGTACACTCTCAAGGGAGAGGGCAGTATTTTGACTCCGGAATGGGGATTTACTTCAGCGGACTTGAAACGTTTTAAAGATTAG
- the mnmD gene encoding tRNA (5-methylaminomethyl-2-thiouridine)(34)-methyltransferase MnmD, which yields MDREIITTEDGSTTLYIPELNEHYHSIHGAIQESTHIFIKAGIEYYGQKNIRILEAGFGTGLNAFLTLLEARDNERKVVFHTFEKYPLTPQEVEQINYSDLFTPEAAPLFQQLHDAPWEEDVVITPYFTLHKHQADFEEVNFHEYFDMVFFDAFAPDVQPRLWTESMLTKFYKALKPEGILTTYCVKGTVKQALRNIGFNLKRLPGPPGKREMLRAVK from the coding sequence ATGGATAGAGAAATTATTACCACTGAAGACGGAAGTACCACCCTGTATATACCGGAACTGAACGAGCATTATCATTCCATTCACGGAGCCATACAGGAATCTACTCATATATTTATAAAAGCAGGCATTGAATACTACGGGCAGAAGAATATCCGGATTCTAGAGGCTGGGTTTGGAACAGGTCTAAATGCTTTTCTAACGTTGCTTGAGGCGAGAGATAATGAACGTAAAGTAGTGTTTCACACGTTCGAGAAATACCCGTTGACACCTCAAGAGGTGGAACAGATTAATTATTCCGACCTCTTCACCCCGGAAGCTGCTCCCCTGTTTCAACAATTACATGACGCACCTTGGGAAGAGGATGTTGTCATCACCCCTTATTTCACGCTCCACAAGCATCAGGCAGATTTCGAAGAAGTTAATTTTCACGAATATTTCGATATGGTCTTTTTCGATGCTTTCGCCCCCGACGTACAACCTCGCCTATGGACTGAATCTATGCTTACCAAGTTTTACAAAGCGCTTAAACCGGAAGGAATTCTCACGACCTACTGCGTGAAAGGAACCGTAAAACAAGCTCTCCGTAATATCGGTTTTAACTTGAAACGTCTTCCCGGTCCCCCGGGGAAACGGGAAATGTTGAGAGCGGTAAAATAA
- a CDS encoding TIGR02757 family protein — translation MFSKDLKQLLDEKYLEYNKSEFFIETDPIQIPKCFEEKEDIEIAGFLAASLAWGQRPTIIKKCKELMQLMDYAPHDFVMQAEDQDYERFCNFKHRTFNSYDCVYFLRSLANIYRHHGGLETVFTRAYQKHQDMFEVLKEWYSVFTSLPAEARVLRHIANVEKGSAAKRVNMFLRWMVRHDGDVDFGLWKDIPTSALLIPLDLHTGNVSRQLGLLTRNQNDRKAVEELTARLREMDPVDPIRYDFSLFGLGAFGEI, via the coding sequence ATGTTTTCCAAAGACTTAAAACAATTACTTGACGAGAAGTATTTAGAATACAATAAATCGGAATTCTTTATAGAAACCGATCCGATTCAGATACCGAAGTGTTTCGAAGAAAAAGAGGACATCGAAATTGCCGGATTCCTGGCAGCATCATTAGCATGGGGACAGCGGCCCACGATTATCAAGAAATGCAAAGAGTTGATGCAATTAATGGATTATGCACCCCATGATTTCGTGATGCAGGCGGAAGATCAAGACTACGAACGTTTCTGTAATTTCAAGCACCGCACGTTTAATAGCTACGACTGTGTTTACTTTTTGAGATCCCTAGCGAATATTTATCGCCATCACGGGGGATTGGAAACCGTTTTCACACGGGCCTACCAAAAACATCAAGATATGTTTGAAGTTCTAAAAGAGTGGTATTCTGTTTTCACCTCTTTACCTGCCGAAGCAAGAGTACTGCGACATATCGCTAATGTGGAGAAGGGTTCAGCAGCGAAGAGGGTAAATATGTTTTTGCGCTGGATGGTGAGACACGACGGAGATGTGGATTTCGGCCTGTGGAAAGATATTCCAACCTCTGCCCTATTGATCCCGCTAGACCTGCACACGGGTAACGTAAGTCGTCAACTAGGCCTGCTTACCCGTAACCAGAACGACCGGAAAGCCGTGGAAGAACTTACTGCACGTCTCCGGGAAATGGATCCTGTCGATCCGATTCGCTATGATTTTTCACTTTTCGGATTAGGGGCTTTCGGAGAAATATAA
- a CDS encoding OadG family transporter subunit: MLTVFLLLVLLIVIINFQTKLTSQVGGHTKTVQEPEKAAVTTDTHPTPHEQAAIAMAMHLYFNAHDEEPHVITIEEVEKRYSPWSSKIYGMRNLNK; the protein is encoded by the coding sequence ATGCTGACAGTATTCCTGTTATTGGTTCTTTTGATCGTGATTATTAATTTTCAGACAAAACTCACGAGTCAAGTAGGAGGTCATACAAAAACAGTCCAAGAGCCGGAAAAAGCAGCCGTGACAACGGATACTCATCCCACCCCACACGAACAAGCTGCCATTGCTATGGCTATGCATCTATATTTTAACGCTCATGATGAAGAGCCTCATGTAATCACGATCGAAGAAGTTGAAAAACGTTATTCTCCGTGGAGCTCTAAAATTTATGGCATGAGAAATCTTAATAAGTAA